Proteins found in one Amycolatopsis umgeniensis genomic segment:
- a CDS encoding AfsR/SARP family transcriptional regulator produces the protein MTADRLPDSAGSPRAPGDPKHTGQRSQLSFSVLGPLEAEVDGVPVRLGGRREQRLLAALLINAGRLVPVSYLIGTMWPERPPKTAVRQVSNAIARLRHDLGVARSAVVTTGSAYRVVTSSASLDSTRFEADYRQGAELLAAGLISQAAVKLAEALALWRGPAFDGIEGDAIEQTARRLDEERLAACELLIGARLRLGETEAAAREAFDLAAWHPTRETLQVLTMLALYRAGRGADALRAFDRTRTALAEELGVDPSAELSALHQQILRTDAELMEDGALVRYGVGGLRAGMDTGGRREDADAQKALFPRPAQLPADLPAFGGRAAELRTVLEIGQDDSSAGPRLIAIDGMPGVGKTALAVHAAHRLAPLFPDGQLFVNLEGFSPAGDPVDPATALEALLRSLGIQGSDIPAGTGQRAALFRSCLAGKRVLLVLDNAIGAAQVHPMLPGSASCCVLITSRTRLVDLDGAELLSLEPFSRADAVDLLGRIVGPSRLKRESPDAADRVASLCGDLPLALAVTASRLRARASWTLDFVARQLRDERNRFGELTAGERDVAGAFRVSYLNLTEAERRVFRRLSHHPGAAFDLHSTAALAEVDLGEARRLAERLVDVNLLRQPSMDRYEMHDLLRSYGRELLLAEEPEHQREAMMRRLFDYYRSTVAAAMDFIDPDSEEEPGGLEVPKSEFGQSFGDYDQAAHWMDAQWQNVLPVAVAMNNHQHYSDLVPFCSAVWRYFDNRGYYRQARELETLALSAARVTGNVVLEYQALHMYALTLWRLNEFTEANRLFNEVFELASTTGDVRMQCRARGNSGVTHWLKGESDEAIEHLGWVRETAHAHGSVLIEARARHRIGLIHTENRRYPEAAEELDQALRLAHENESPDLEAECFLALGINSRELGDPALAVAQFTTAVEVLESTGNRSMLPIAHKEMATAFDILGEHLNAERHRRFALRLYTDLGVSESPEVHELKQRLADYSA, from the coding sequence ATGACCGCTGATCGTTTACCCGATTCGGCGGGATCGCCCCGAGCCCCCGGCGATCCGAAGCACACCGGCCAGCGATCCCAGCTCAGCTTTTCCGTCCTCGGCCCGCTCGAGGCCGAGGTCGACGGCGTGCCCGTCCGGCTGGGCGGACGCCGTGAACAGCGTCTCCTCGCCGCCCTGCTGATCAACGCGGGCAGGCTGGTCCCGGTGTCGTACCTGATCGGCACGATGTGGCCGGAGCGGCCGCCGAAGACCGCGGTCCGCCAGGTCAGCAACGCGATCGCGCGGCTGCGGCACGACCTCGGCGTGGCGCGGTCCGCCGTGGTCACCACCGGCTCCGCGTACCGCGTCGTCACCAGCAGCGCCTCGCTCGACTCGACCCGGTTCGAGGCGGACTATCGCCAGGGCGCCGAGCTCCTGGCCGCCGGGCTGATCTCCCAAGCGGCCGTCAAGCTCGCCGAGGCGCTCGCGCTCTGGCGCGGCCCGGCCTTCGACGGTATCGAAGGCGACGCCATCGAGCAGACGGCTCGACGGCTGGACGAAGAACGCCTCGCCGCCTGCGAACTCCTGATCGGCGCCAGGCTCCGGCTCGGCGAGACCGAAGCGGCGGCTCGCGAGGCCTTCGACCTCGCGGCCTGGCATCCCACCCGCGAGACCCTGCAGGTCCTCACCATGCTGGCGCTCTACCGGGCGGGCCGCGGCGCCGACGCGCTCCGCGCGTTCGACCGGACCAGGACCGCGCTCGCGGAGGAACTCGGCGTCGACCCGAGTGCCGAACTGAGCGCCCTCCACCAGCAGATCCTGCGCACCGACGCCGAACTGATGGAGGACGGCGCGCTCGTCCGGTACGGCGTCGGAGGGCTTCGGGCCGGAATGGACACCGGCGGGCGGCGTGAGGACGCGGACGCGCAGAAGGCGCTCTTCCCCCGTCCCGCGCAGCTTCCCGCCGACCTCCCCGCGTTCGGCGGTCGTGCCGCGGAACTGCGGACGGTTCTCGAGATCGGCCAGGACGACTCTTCGGCGGGGCCGCGGCTGATCGCGATCGACGGCATGCCCGGTGTCGGCAAAACCGCGCTGGCCGTCCACGCCGCACACCGGCTCGCCCCGCTGTTCCCCGACGGACAGCTCTTCGTGAACCTCGAAGGTTTCTCGCCGGCGGGCGACCCCGTCGACCCGGCGACCGCGCTGGAGGCGCTGCTGCGGTCGCTCGGCATCCAGGGCTCGGACATCCCCGCCGGGACAGGGCAGCGCGCGGCGTTGTTCCGCAGCTGTCTCGCGGGCAAACGCGTGCTCCTGGTGCTGGACAACGCCATCGGGGCCGCCCAGGTGCATCCCATGCTGCCCGGTTCGGCGAGCTGCTGCGTGCTGATCACCAGCCGGACCAGGCTCGTGGACCTCGACGGCGCCGAGCTGTTGTCCTTGGAACCGTTCAGCCGGGCGGACGCGGTGGACCTGCTCGGCCGGATCGTCGGGCCGTCCCGGTTGAAGCGGGAATCCCCCGACGCGGCCGACAGGGTCGCGAGCCTGTGCGGTGACCTCCCGCTCGCGCTGGCCGTCACGGCGAGCAGGCTGCGGGCGCGGGCGTCCTGGACGCTCGACTTCGTCGCCCGGCAGTTGCGCGACGAACGGAACAGGTTCGGCGAGCTCACCGCCGGGGAACGCGATGTCGCGGGCGCGTTCCGAGTGTCCTATTTGAACCTGACCGAGGCCGAACGCCGGGTGTTCCGGCGGCTGAGCCATCACCCGGGGGCCGCGTTCGACCTCCATTCGACGGCGGCCCTGGCGGAAGTGGACCTCGGTGAGGCCCGCCGCCTCGCCGAACGCCTCGTCGATGTGAACCTCCTGCGGCAGCCGTCGATGGACCGGTACGAGATGCACGACCTCCTCCGCAGCTATGGCCGCGAACTCCTGCTCGCGGAGGAGCCCGAACACCAGCGTGAAGCGATGATGCGGCGGCTGTTCGACTACTACCGCAGTACCGTCGCGGCCGCGATGGACTTCATCGACCCGGATTCCGAAGAGGAGCCGGGCGGCCTCGAAGTCCCGAAGAGCGAGTTCGGACAGTCCTTCGGCGACTACGACCAGGCCGCGCACTGGATGGACGCCCAGTGGCAGAACGTCCTGCCGGTGGCCGTGGCGATGAACAACCACCAGCACTACTCGGACCTCGTGCCCTTCTGCTCGGCGGTGTGGCGCTACTTCGACAACCGCGGCTATTACCGCCAGGCCAGGGAGCTGGAGACGCTCGCCCTGTCCGCCGCGCGGGTCACCGGGAACGTGGTCCTCGAGTACCAGGCCCTGCACATGTACGCGCTGACCCTGTGGCGGCTCAACGAGTTCACCGAAGCGAACCGCCTGTTCAACGAGGTGTTCGAACTGGCCTCGACCACCGGTGACGTGCGGATGCAATGCCGGGCCAGGGGCAACTCGGGCGTCACCCACTGGCTCAAGGGCGAGTCTGACGAGGCGATCGAGCACCTCGGCTGGGTTCGCGAGACCGCCCATGCCCACGGCAGCGTGCTCATCGAGGCCCGTGCCCGGCACCGCATCGGCCTGATCCACACCGAGAACAGGCGATATCCGGAAGCCGCCGAGGAACTCGACCAGGCGCTGAGACTGGCCCACGAGAACGAATCGCCCGATCTCGAGGCGGAATGCTTTCTGGCGCTCGGGATCAATTCGCGTGAACTGGGCGACCCCGCACTCGCGGTCGCCCAGTTCACCACCGCGGTGGAAGTGCTCGAATCGACCGGGAATCGCAGCATGCTGCCCATCGCCCACAAGGAGATGGCGACCGCTTTCGACATTCTCGGTGAGCACCTGAATGCGGAACGTCATCGCCGGTTCGCTTTGCGGCTGTACACCGATCTCGGCGTTTCGGAGTCGCCCGAGGTGCACGAACTCAAACAGCGTTTGGCCGATTACTCGGCGTAA